In Chitinophaga nivalis, a single genomic region encodes these proteins:
- a CDS encoding CatB-related O-acetyltransferase has protein sequence MTGPDPELLYPLPNNKNLVFLKNLVNRPNIEVGDYTYYNDIEAPANFFKNILYHYEFLGDKLLIGKFCAIASGVKFIMNGGNHVMEEFSTYPFYAFRQGWEKAMPKIEQMMPKGDTIIKNDVWIGFDAIIMPGVTIGHGAIIAAGAVVTKDVADYSVVGGNPAKEIRKRFDEVTIKKLIRIAWWDWPVDKITRYLTLIVSADIAGLEQVALD, from the coding sequence ATGACAGGACCAGATCCGGAACTGCTATATCCGTTACCCAACAATAAAAACCTGGTGTTTCTTAAAAACCTGGTTAACCGCCCCAATATAGAAGTAGGTGATTACACTTATTATAATGATATAGAGGCGCCGGCCAATTTCTTTAAGAATATTTTGTATCATTATGAGTTTTTAGGCGATAAACTGCTGATCGGGAAATTCTGCGCCATTGCTTCCGGCGTTAAATTCATTATGAATGGTGGCAACCATGTAATGGAAGAATTTTCTACCTATCCTTTTTATGCATTCAGACAGGGCTGGGAAAAAGCCATGCCTAAAATAGAACAGATGATGCCGAAGGGAGATACCATTATCAAAAATGATGTATGGATCGGTTTTGATGCGATCATTATGCCGGGAGTAACCATTGGCCACGGCGCTATTATAGCAGCAGGTGCTGTGGTGACAAAAGACGTAGCGGATTATAGTGTGGTAGGAGGCAATCCGGCAAAAGAGATCAGGAAAAGATTTGATGAGGTAACGATAAAGAAACTGATACGCATTGCGTGGTGGGATTGGCCCGTTGATAAAATTACCCGGTACCTGACGCTGATCGTATCTGCAGATATAGCTGGTCTGGAACAGGTGGCCTTGGATTGA
- a CDS encoding acyl carrier protein, with protein sequence MTPASILDIIATNIRQIVPGLEQVNISREDMLSPLGLDSVGRAELIEKTLEDLDLRVSRFDFHSAANLGQLADLLYQKLEGAQL encoded by the coding sequence ATGACCCCGGCATCCATTCTTGACATCATTGCTACAAATATCAGGCAGATCGTTCCGGGATTGGAACAGGTGAACATCAGCCGGGAGGATATGTTGTCGCCATTAGGACTGGACTCCGTTGGCCGGGCAGAACTGATCGAAAAAACGTTGGAAGACCTGGATCTCAGGGTCTCGCGTTTTGATTTTCATTCGGCCGCCAATTTAGGGCAACTGGCAGATCTGCTTTACCAAAAACTGGAGGGGGCACAGCTATGA
- the fabD gene encoding ACP S-malonyltransferase produces MKAIMFPGQGSQYKGMGKDLFPLFDKETQLANEILGYDIAELCVKDPNRLLGQTAYTQPALYVVNALQYYRQESNDRPDYLLGHSLGEYNALLAAGAFDFETGLRLVQKRGALMAAASGGGMAAILGIGAAAVKEQLLEEGYTDIDVANYNTPTQTVIAGPQQTIDKAVKYFESKGTKAVLLFVSAPFHSRYMQPAADEFSVFLRQFTFSPLTIPVIANATAAVYADHQIAALLSRQIQSSVQWTDTIRVLMGKGVATYEEVGGKVLTKMVNEILEKCTPLETTDTAPIQPVAITTPDVPVAATTAVIPADLSARLGSQAFRDDYGVTYTYVAGAMYGGVASKEMVVRMANAGMIGFLGTGGLSSSVIAANIRYIQSKLAAGKAYGMNLLHQLTDPASEMITVDLFLEHGIKNIEAAGYMQITSSLVYYRLTGLRKDEQGKVVCDHRIIAKVSRPEVAEIFMRPAPEKIINKLLEEKRITAAQAALAGQVPMSHDICVEADSGGHTDRGIAMVLLPAIQRLRSDLQAAYQYTTAIRTGLAGGIGTPQAIACAYLMGADFVLTGSVNQCTVEAATSDTVKDLLQDINVQDTDYAPSGDLFEIGAKVQVLKKGVLFPSRANKLFTLYNQYESLEDIPAKTIAQLEKSCFNKPLAAMWEDIKTHLNSKGEQAEITRAEQHAKNKMALVFRWYFDYSAKLALEGNIDHKVNFQIQTGPALGAFNQWVKGTALENWRNRHVDEIGIRMMEAAAQLLKETLLHINN; encoded by the coding sequence ATGAAAGCAATCATGTTTCCCGGACAGGGCTCACAATACAAGGGAATGGGTAAGGATTTGTTCCCGCTGTTTGATAAAGAGACACAACTGGCCAATGAAATATTAGGGTATGATATCGCCGAACTGTGCGTCAAAGATCCCAACCGGTTACTGGGACAAACCGCTTATACCCAGCCGGCATTGTATGTGGTGAACGCCCTGCAGTATTACCGGCAGGAAAGTAATGATCGTCCGGATTATTTGCTGGGCCATAGTTTGGGCGAATATAATGCCTTGCTGGCGGCTGGCGCTTTTGATTTTGAAACGGGCCTACGGCTGGTACAAAAAAGAGGTGCATTGATGGCCGCAGCCAGTGGTGGTGGGATGGCGGCCATCCTGGGCATCGGTGCAGCTGCTGTTAAAGAACAGTTGCTGGAAGAAGGTTATACGGATATTGATGTGGCTAACTATAACACCCCTACGCAAACTGTGATTGCCGGTCCGCAGCAAACAATCGACAAAGCAGTGAAGTACTTTGAATCCAAAGGGACCAAAGCGGTGTTGTTGTTTGTCAGTGCACCCTTTCACTCGCGGTACATGCAACCCGCGGCCGATGAATTTTCGGTATTCCTCCGGCAGTTTACTTTCTCTCCGCTTACAATACCTGTGATCGCAAATGCCACAGCAGCCGTATATGCCGATCATCAGATTGCAGCCTTGTTAAGCCGGCAGATTCAAAGCTCTGTACAGTGGACAGATACGATCCGTGTATTGATGGGGAAAGGCGTCGCCACTTATGAAGAAGTGGGCGGCAAGGTGCTGACCAAAATGGTCAATGAAATTCTGGAGAAATGTACGCCGCTGGAAACAACAGACACAGCACCGATACAACCCGTAGCCATCACGACGCCTGATGTTCCCGTTGCTGCCACCACAGCGGTGATACCGGCTGACTTGTCGGCCCGGCTGGGTAGCCAGGCTTTCCGGGATGATTATGGCGTAACATATACGTATGTAGCCGGGGCGATGTACGGTGGTGTGGCCTCCAAAGAAATGGTAGTACGCATGGCTAATGCCGGCATGATAGGCTTCCTGGGTACCGGTGGCCTTTCCTCGTCCGTCATCGCAGCCAACATCCGGTATATTCAAAGTAAGCTGGCTGCAGGGAAAGCTTACGGCATGAATTTATTGCATCAGCTGACAGACCCGGCATCAGAAATGATCACCGTGGATCTCTTTCTGGAACATGGTATCAAAAACATAGAAGCAGCCGGCTATATGCAGATAACGTCCTCATTGGTGTATTACCGGTTAACCGGATTGCGGAAAGATGAGCAGGGTAAAGTGGTGTGTGACCACAGAATAATAGCCAAGGTATCCAGACCGGAAGTAGCCGAAATATTTATGCGGCCGGCGCCGGAAAAAATAATCAATAAACTGCTGGAAGAAAAACGTATCACAGCAGCGCAGGCAGCGTTGGCCGGTCAGGTGCCGATGAGCCATGATATATGCGTGGAAGCCGATTCAGGCGGACATACAGACAGAGGAATCGCGATGGTATTGTTACCGGCCATTCAACGGCTAAGAAGCGATCTGCAGGCGGCATATCAGTATACTACTGCCATCAGAACCGGACTGGCAGGAGGTATCGGTACCCCGCAGGCAATTGCATGTGCTTATCTGATGGGCGCCGACTTCGTACTCACAGGTTCAGTTAATCAATGTACCGTAGAAGCAGCAACAAGTGATACTGTGAAAGACCTGTTGCAGGATATAAATGTGCAGGATACGGATTACGCGCCTTCCGGCGACCTGTTTGAAATAGGCGCGAAGGTGCAGGTATTGAAGAAGGGAGTATTGTTTCCATCGAGAGCCAATAAATTATTTACGCTCTATAACCAGTATGAATCACTGGAAGATATACCCGCCAAAACAATTGCCCAATTGGAGAAGAGCTGCTTCAATAAGCCGCTGGCCGCCATGTGGGAGGACATCAAAACACATTTAAACAGCAAAGGAGAACAGGCAGAAATCACGCGGGCGGAACAACATGCGAAAAATAAAATGGCCCTCGTCTTTCGCTGGTACTTCGACTATAGTGCGAAACTGGCGTTGGAAGGAAATATCGATCATAAAGTAAACTTCCAGATTCAGACAGGACCGGCGTTAGGCGCCTTTAACCAATGGGTAAAAGGTACAGCGCTGGAAAACTGGCGTAACCGGCATGTGGATGAAATTGGCATCCGGATGATGGAAGCCGCCGCACAGCTATTGAAAGAAACACTTTTGCATATAAACAATTGA
- a CDS encoding hydroxymethylglutaryl-CoA synthase family protein, with translation MKAGIEALNIYCGSAVLNVAELAQARNLDTGRFENLLMKEKTVPMPYEDPITNGVNAAKPIIDSLTAEERSRIDMVITCTESGIDFGKSMSTYMHHYLGLNRNCRLFELKGACYSGTAGLQMAVNFILSGNAPGRKALVICTDIMRVNAVDGSLEMSFAEPSTGSGAVAMLVSDYPVVFQIDNGANGYYGYEVMDTCRPVPDQEAGDADLSLLSYLDCCENAFKEYQKRVEGADYEATFGYLAFHTPFGGMVKGAHRTNMRKFKQASPAQIEADFQKRVMPSLAYCQRVGNIMGATAHLALASTIDHGDFEQPKRIGMFSYGSGCCSEFYSGIVTQQSQEKVRQFQLSKHLSDRYKLSVKEYENTFAANENLKFGTRDYKVDLYQFPETFKHVEGKNRLVFSEIKNFHRIYKWV, from the coding sequence ATGAAAGCAGGAATAGAAGCCTTAAATATTTATTGCGGTTCCGCCGTATTGAACGTAGCAGAATTAGCCCAGGCACGGAATTTAGATACCGGTAGGTTTGAAAATCTTTTGATGAAAGAAAAAACGGTACCAATGCCCTATGAAGACCCCATTACCAATGGGGTGAATGCGGCAAAGCCGATTATCGACAGCTTAACAGCGGAGGAGCGGAGCCGGATTGATATGGTCATTACCTGTACAGAATCAGGAATTGATTTTGGTAAGTCCATGAGTACCTATATGCATCATTACCTGGGCCTGAACAGAAATTGCCGGCTTTTTGAATTAAAAGGCGCCTGTTATTCCGGCACCGCCGGTTTGCAGATGGCTGTTAATTTCATTCTCTCCGGTAATGCACCCGGTAGAAAAGCCCTGGTGATTTGTACGGATATTATGCGGGTGAATGCGGTAGACGGATCGCTGGAAATGTCTTTTGCAGAACCCAGCACAGGATCTGGTGCAGTGGCTATGCTGGTGAGCGACTATCCGGTCGTATTTCAAATAGACAATGGTGCAAATGGTTATTACGGCTATGAAGTGATGGATACCTGTCGCCCGGTACCAGACCAGGAAGCAGGCGATGCGGATCTGTCGTTGTTGTCTTATCTGGACTGTTGTGAAAATGCCTTTAAAGAATACCAGAAGAGAGTAGAGGGCGCTGACTATGAAGCTACCTTTGGCTATCTCGCTTTTCACACGCCTTTTGGCGGCATGGTGAAAGGTGCCCATCGTACCAATATGCGTAAGTTCAAACAGGCTAGTCCTGCGCAGATAGAAGCGGACTTCCAGAAAAGAGTGATGCCTTCACTGGCCTATTGCCAGCGGGTTGGTAATATCATGGGCGCCACTGCACACCTGGCATTGGCCAGCACCATTGATCATGGCGATTTTGAACAACCTAAAAGAATCGGCATGTTCTCCTATGGATCCGGTTGTTGCTCCGAATTTTACAGCGGTATCGTTACGCAGCAATCCCAGGAAAAGGTAAGACAGTTCCAGCTTTCCAAACACCTGAGCGATCGGTATAAGTTATCTGTCAAAGAATATGAAAACACCTTTGCTGCCAACGAAAATTTAAAATTCGGCACACGGGATTATAAAGTAGACCTGTATCAGTTCCCGGAAACATTTAAACATGTGGAAGGAAAAAACAGGCTGGTCTTTTCAGAAATAAAAAACTTTCACAGAATTTATAAATGGGTATAG
- a CDS encoding beta-ketoacyl synthase N-terminal-like domain-containing protein, translating to MTPSTNVAKVTGMGVVTPTGTGVPAWTAALKTAATHYSVKAFHQGERVFSFPVAAVNDVDLLSLTAGLQVKEALLEKIRRLRHISRSTSYGIYCALEAWTDAGFNDADTDLTRVAIISGGTNIQQAALQAEQEKYREKLQFMNPNYGLNFFDTDLVGALSGLLGIRGEGHTIGAASASGNMAVIQGCRLLATGAYDVVVVVAPLMDLSVYEYQGFTALGAMAPWTEGATAADICRPFDAAHRGFVYGQSAGCIILESAAHAAGRGKTGYGDITGYGISLDANRSPHPSAEGETTAMLKALTAAGINAAQLGYVNTHGSSSALGDATEVAALLAAGLSGVKANSTKSLIGHGLSAAGLVECIATLIQINHGFVHANHNLENPISSDIDWIQQQAREAVIDYALTNSFGFGGINTAIILRKN from the coding sequence ATGACGCCATCTACGAATGTTGCGAAGGTTACCGGAATGGGCGTAGTGACGCCCACGGGAACAGGTGTGCCTGCCTGGACGGCTGCATTAAAAACAGCTGCTACCCATTATAGTGTGAAAGCATTTCACCAGGGGGAACGTGTTTTCAGCTTTCCGGTTGCTGCCGTCAATGATGTCGACTTGTTATCATTGACGGCCGGTCTCCAGGTGAAAGAAGCGCTCCTGGAAAAGATCCGGCGGTTACGGCATATATCCCGGAGTACTTCCTATGGTATCTACTGTGCTTTGGAAGCCTGGACAGATGCCGGTTTTAATGACGCTGATACCGACTTAACCCGGGTGGCTATTATATCCGGAGGTACCAATATCCAGCAGGCTGCCTTACAGGCGGAGCAGGAGAAATACCGGGAAAAGCTGCAGTTCATGAACCCTAATTATGGACTCAACTTTTTTGATACAGACCTGGTAGGCGCTTTATCCGGTTTACTGGGTATCAGAGGAGAAGGGCATACCATTGGTGCTGCCTCCGCCAGTGGCAACATGGCTGTCATCCAGGGTTGCCGGCTGCTGGCAACGGGAGCGTATGACGTCGTAGTAGTGGTGGCTCCTTTAATGGATTTATCTGTTTACGAATACCAGGGCTTTACTGCATTGGGTGCAATGGCGCCCTGGACGGAAGGCGCCACTGCTGCAGACATATGCCGGCCATTTGATGCGGCACACCGCGGTTTTGTATATGGGCAATCTGCCGGTTGCATCATCCTGGAAAGCGCCGCACATGCTGCCGGAAGAGGTAAAACAGGTTATGGCGACATCACAGGTTATGGCATCAGTCTGGATGCCAACAGAAGCCCTCATCCTTCTGCGGAAGGCGAAACAACCGCCATGTTAAAAGCCCTGACAGCAGCCGGAATAAACGCGGCGCAACTTGGCTATGTCAATACACATGGTTCTTCTTCTGCCCTGGGCGATGCCACAGAAGTGGCGGCATTGCTGGCAGCGGGGTTGTCGGGCGTGAAAGCCAACAGTACAAAATCACTGATCGGGCATGGTTTATCTGCTGCGGGATTGGTAGAATGTATTGCCACGCTGATACAAATCAACCATGGATTTGTGCATGCAAATCATAACCTGGAAAATCCGATCAGCAGCGACATAGACTGGATACAACAACAGGCGCGGGAAGCAGTGATCGATTATGCCCTGACGAATAGCTTTGGGTTTGGTGGTATCAATACGGCCATCATCCTTCGGAAAAATTAA
- a CDS encoding polyketide synthase, which produces MEQVVKLTELEAGIVQVTMEDKDSRNTFTKELMSALITVFAEIRRHPGYKVVILTGYENYFCCGGTKEELIRIHQSDAKFNELNFFTCPLECEIPVISAMQGHGIGGGFVFGLYADFAILGRENVYTTNFMKYGFTPGLGATLMVPLKLGEVLGNEMLHSAKNYRGEELKERGIPFKVVPKAQVMSEAMALARELAEKPRLSLVTLKKHLTAHIREKLPIAIEQELHMHEITFHQPEVGERIETSFGK; this is translated from the coding sequence ATGGAACAGGTAGTAAAATTAACCGAACTGGAAGCAGGTATTGTACAGGTCACGATGGAAGATAAAGACTCCCGGAATACCTTTACGAAAGAATTAATGAGTGCATTGATCACGGTATTTGCAGAGATAAGGCGACATCCCGGCTATAAGGTGGTGATACTGACCGGATATGAAAATTACTTCTGCTGTGGTGGTACCAAGGAAGAGTTGATCCGGATTCATCAAAGTGATGCAAAGTTCAATGAACTCAATTTTTTTACCTGTCCGCTGGAGTGTGAGATACCCGTTATCTCCGCTATGCAGGGACATGGTATCGGTGGGGGATTCGTATTCGGATTATATGCCGATTTTGCGATCCTGGGAAGAGAGAATGTATACACGACCAACTTCATGAAATACGGTTTTACACCTGGTTTGGGCGCCACCCTGATGGTGCCGTTGAAATTGGGTGAAGTGCTGGGTAATGAAATGTTGCATTCCGCGAAAAACTACCGGGGAGAAGAGTTAAAAGAAAGAGGCATTCCTTTTAAAGTAGTACCGAAGGCACAGGTAATGTCAGAAGCAATGGCATTGGCAAGAGAGCTGGCAGAAAAACCACGTTTGTCACTTGTTACCCTCAAAAAACACCTGACTGCACACATCAGGGAAAAGCTGCCCATAGCGATAGAACAGGAATTGCATATGCATGAAATTACTTTTCATCAGCCGGAAGTAGGCGAGCGGATAGAAACTTCTTTTGGTAAATAA
- a CDS encoding acyltransferase domain-containing protein translates to MTTGFKTVFLFSGQGSQYSGMGRKLAEQHPVFRHSLEQSDAIIRQQLNRSLIAELHATKQDTLDDLLITHPAIVAVEIAMYEVLRSMDIQPDYLSGNSLGEFAAAVAGGVWSAEVALEAAIEQAKAIVSSDAAGGMLAVIHERKDLEAIYLRHQLFLAADNFEGHFTLSGSIAGLKGFQEELDHRGIHYLRLPVNHPFHAPLIENGRQRFQYYTAGMPPLSKPQPGFISGIQCRELTTLPEDYFWEVIRHYTNFSQIVTLLEEQGPCLYIDLGPSGTAATFVKYNLKPGSGSHVFPIMTPYQQEIQQLEKLQQWLAGK, encoded by the coding sequence ATGACAACCGGTTTTAAAACGGTATTCCTGTTTTCCGGGCAGGGCAGTCAGTACAGCGGAATGGGGCGAAAACTGGCGGAGCAGCATCCTGTTTTCAGGCATAGCCTTGAACAGAGTGATGCCATCATCCGGCAACAGCTGAACCGGTCGCTGATAGCAGAACTGCACGCCACCAAACAGGATACGCTGGACGATCTGCTGATCACACATCCTGCTATTGTTGCCGTGGAAATAGCCATGTATGAGGTGTTGCGGTCAATGGATATACAACCTGATTACTTGTCAGGGAATAGTCTGGGGGAATTTGCGGCCGCCGTAGCGGGTGGCGTGTGGAGTGCGGAGGTGGCTTTGGAAGCGGCTATTGAGCAGGCAAAGGCAATAGTGAGCAGCGATGCTGCAGGTGGCATGCTGGCCGTTATCCATGAAAGGAAAGACCTGGAAGCTATTTATCTCCGGCATCAGCTTTTCCTGGCAGCGGATAATTTTGAAGGGCACTTTACCCTTTCAGGATCCATCGCCGGACTGAAAGGTTTTCAGGAAGAATTGGACCACCGTGGTATTCATTATCTGCGGCTGCCGGTGAATCATCCTTTTCATGCGCCGCTGATTGAAAATGGCCGCCAGCGGTTTCAGTATTATACAGCAGGTATGCCGCCGCTGTCGAAGCCACAGCCAGGGTTTATTTCCGGCATACAATGCCGGGAGCTCACCACACTCCCCGAAGATTATTTTTGGGAAGTCATCCGGCATTACACGAATTTTTCACAGATAGTAACCCTGCTGGAAGAGCAAGGCCCTTGTCTTTATATTGATCTGGGCCCTTCCGGGACGGCTGCTACCTTTGTGAAATACAATTTAAAACCTGGCTCCGGCTCGCATGTTTTTCCGATCATGACGCCTTATCAACAGGAAATACAACAACTGGAAAAACTGCAGCAGTGGCTGGCCGGAAAATAA
- a CDS encoding enoyl-CoA hydratase/isomerase, with product MTILEATYETIRIREQRGVLYLQLYRPEANNSINATLIREMKQVLLHLESVAAIKVVVLEGLPDSFCSGMDFQAISDGRADGMIDDDPQAYYALLQHFSRCSKVIIAKVEGKVNAGGIGLVAASDLVIADEKATFGLSEALFGLLPACVMPFLIRRIGYQKAQWMTLITQGIPALRAFQIGLADELTTDVNDAVRRNALRLNMLETDTIKDLKNYMDELWIMNDSTRQLAVGKLSALMKTERVQSNIKNFIQNGKLPWNR from the coding sequence ATGACGATACTGGAAGCAACATACGAAACCATTCGGATCCGGGAACAGAGAGGTGTGCTGTACTTGCAGCTATATCGGCCGGAAGCGAATAATAGTATCAATGCAACGCTGATCAGAGAGATGAAACAGGTGTTACTGCATCTCGAAAGCGTGGCAGCGATTAAAGTAGTGGTACTGGAAGGACTGCCGGATAGTTTCTGTTCCGGCATGGACTTTCAGGCCATCAGTGATGGCCGGGCAGATGGGATGATTGATGACGATCCCCAGGCCTATTATGCCTTGTTGCAGCATTTCTCCCGTTGCTCCAAAGTGATTATTGCGAAGGTGGAAGGAAAAGTAAATGCCGGAGGAATCGGGCTGGTAGCCGCCAGCGACCTGGTCATTGCCGATGAAAAAGCAACGTTTGGCCTGTCGGAAGCTTTGTTTGGTTTGTTACCGGCTTGTGTGATGCCTTTCCTGATTCGCAGGATTGGCTATCAGAAGGCACAATGGATGACGCTCATCACCCAGGGCATTCCCGCGCTGCGCGCTTTTCAGATAGGATTGGCCGATGAGCTGACAACAGATGTAAATGATGCTGTAAGAAGAAATGCGCTGCGGCTGAATATGCTGGAAACAGACACCATCAAGGATTTGAAAAACTATATGGATGAACTGTGGATCATGAATGATAGCACGCGGCAATTAGCTGTGGGGAAACTGAGTGCCCTGATGAAAACAGAAAGGGTCCAATCAAACATTAAAAACTTTATTCAAAACGGAAAACTCCCATGGAACAGGTAG
- a CDS encoding phosphopantetheine-binding protein, whose amino-acid sequence MRNEVITLIKENLVEIIPELKATPIELDETFVNLGANSVDRGELITLTLERLNLEVSRIEFVSAQTINELADLIIEKTQKV is encoded by the coding sequence ATGAGAAACGAAGTAATAACCCTGATTAAGGAAAACCTGGTAGAGATTATTCCGGAATTAAAAGCAACGCCCATTGAGTTGGATGAAACATTTGTAAACCTGGGCGCTAACTCTGTCGACAGAGGAGAATTGATTACCCTCACCCTCGAGCGCCTGAATCTGGAAGTATCCCGCATTGAATTTGTAAGTGCACAGACCATCAATGAGCTGGCAGATTTAATCATCGAAAAAACGCAAAAGGTATGA
- a CDS encoding MBL fold metallo-hydrolase, which produces MKIKTFQVSYFVIKNQCYLIYKNGMGILIDPAWDYELINDFMVSQQIVLKGVLLTHAHIDHTNLAERFAIAHDVPVFMSGQEIDYYGFDCGNLRRINHLQEEVIGDFEIIPIVTPGHTFGSCCYLIDRHLFSGDTIFIEGVGICDGKGADASKMYDSVQLLKHFLPEHTLFWPGHSYGQTPGKDLRYLLINNIYFQFDNRAHFVNFRMRKGQSHLFGFT; this is translated from the coding sequence ATGAAGATTAAAACATTTCAGGTATCTTATTTTGTGATTAAAAACCAATGTTACCTCATCTATAAAAATGGTATGGGTATTTTAATAGACCCTGCCTGGGATTATGAGCTCATCAATGATTTTATGGTCAGCCAGCAGATTGTGTTGAAAGGGGTTTTATTAACACATGCACATATCGATCATACCAATCTGGCAGAGCGGTTTGCCATCGCACATGATGTACCTGTTTTTATGTCGGGGCAGGAAATTGATTACTATGGATTTGATTGTGGTAACCTGAGAAGAATAAATCATTTACAGGAAGAAGTAATAGGCGATTTTGAAATCATTCCGATTGTTACGCCGGGACATACCTTTGGGAGCTGTTGTTATTTAATAGACCGGCATCTTTTTTCAGGGGATACCATCTTTATAGAAGGCGTGGGTATCTGCGACGGTAAAGGGGCTGATGCCAGTAAGATGTATGACTCTGTGCAGCTGCTGAAACATTTTTTACCGGAGCATACCTTATTCTGGCCAGGACACTCCTATGGTCAGACACCGGGAAAAGATCTCCGGTATCTTTTAATAAACAACATTTATTTCCAGTTTGATAACCGCGCACATTTTGTCAACTTCAGAATGCGGAAGGGACAGTCTCATTTGTTTGGATTTACTTAA